The Spinacia oleracea cultivar Varoflay chromosome 2, BTI_SOV_V1, whole genome shotgun sequence DNA segment CcatttcttcttcctcctctatAGCTCTACTCTTCACTGTTTGAACTCCATTTCTCTCTCTGCCCTaaacctttctcctctttttcCTTCCAATTTTTAAAAATCCCTAAAATGTCAAATTCATCATCCAAAACAATAAACCCTCCTTCAAAACCACCCTTTTCTTCCAAATTCATCCCCAAAATCTCCCCTAAATTATCCTCTTTACCTCTTCCCTTAAAACCCATTTACAAATTCCATCTAAAAATCCAATCTTCACTCTCCCCAGATCCCCAAAACCCCAGAAAACCCCTAAATTTAATCTCAATTTTGACAGCTTTACCTGATTGGGCTGATGCAGTTCAGGAAAAGGGTATGAGAAAAAAGAGGGTTTTGTATAATCATGAAAGTTGGGCAGAACATAGAAGCTCCCTTAGGCATGTAAGACATCTGTTGTCTTCACTTTCTTCAAGGGTGATTGTCTCCCTCCTCCCTCCTGTGCTTTTCTTCACTTCTGTGGCTGTTATTGTTTCTGGGTATAATACTGCTGTGACCTTGGATTTGTTGCCTGAGTTTTTCCCTGTGTTGAGGGCATCTTCCTTGCCTTATCAGCTTACGGCCCCCGCCTTGGCCCTTCTGCTTGTGTTTCGGACCGAGGCCTCGTACTCGAGGTACGTGGAAGGGAGGCAGGCTTGGACTAAGGTCATTGGTGGGGCTACTGAGCTTGCTAGGGAGGTCATTGCTTATGTGGATGATTTCAATGATGGGATTATGAAGAGGAGTCTTTTGCAGTACATTATGGCTTTCCCTATTGCCCTTAAGGTTTGAGTTTTCAGTCAATTTTGGAATTCTAAGTTACAATTGTTTGTGATTTTTTGCCTTCAATTGGTcagaaaatgatttttttttggttgaatGAGAATTTGTGTGATGAATTGGTGATTTTGTGGTAAGGAGACTAACCTGTTCCTGCTTTATAACAATGCAAGTCAATGCAAGTTACACTATTGCTCTTTATTTAGTGTATGCATATGATACTTAAACTTTATTTAGTCATTTGTCATCCATAATTCTTGAAAGTATGGCTGTATTGCAAAAGtgcttacaaatttaatttaatttacaaAGTGGAATGTTGTTAATTAACCCTTATCTATgcctaaaccaaaattaaaggaAAGAATATGTGCCAGCAAAACTTTTAAGgtatttaacaaaaaaaagttCAACCCTTCATGCTATGTTCTTGCTGCTTTGCTGTGCAAACTGCTGAGGTATGCTTTGTACTGTTTGTACTTGCCAAAACtttgaaaaaattaaaaagtccATGCTCCTTGTAATTGATTGGACTTGAATCCGACAGATTTTACTATGGTGGATGCAGCTAATGTTGGATTATGTTATGCTTACTTGATCACTTTAGAAAGATCTTTTTGTGGTGATACTCTATGTTGTATGATTTCTGTGGCATAATAAAAAATATCCGGGGTTCTGCAGTGCCATTTGCTTTCTGACTCCGATGTTAGGCGAGACCTCCAAAGCATACTTGAAGCAGATGATTTAGCAGTAGTTCTCAGTTCAAAGCACCGGCCGCAGTGTATAATACAATTCATATCTCAGAGCCTTCAGTTGTTAAGTCTAGAGAACCAAAAGAGAATCGCATTGGTAAATTTCCCTCTGAATCATGCATCTATTTTCTTGAACTGTGATGAAATAAATTAAGTGGTCTAAACAAAGTAACAGGTTTGTTATATGCTTTGGATGTTGTGGTGGGTGTTTTGATCCACACAACTTAGTTTCTGTTTGATTCAACTGAATTTGACTGAAactaacttatctgaacttattatttttgatgaaaagAACTTATTTGCATGTTAAATTGTCTGAAAAGTTTGGCTGGACTGAACTTTTTTTTGctgaaataagttgaaacaaACAGACCCTTAGTGAAGGTATTTCAAGTCCTTAAAAAAGCATTTGCACAATGCAGGATTCGAAGTTATCCCGTTTCCACGATGGGATTAGTGTTTGTGAACAAATAGTGGGTACACCCATTCCTTTGTCATACACTCGGCTGACCTCAAGGTTCCTTGTTCTTTGGCATCTCACATTACCTGTCATACTATGGGATGATTGCCACTGGATTGTGGTTCCTGCCACTTTTATCAGCGCAGCATCTTTGTTCTGCATAGAAGAGGTATTCCTTATCCCCCGTTTTGAATCACACTGTCAAAGTTTCCTTAATTATCATCTTGTGTATGGTTTATCACGATATTGGGCATCTGTTGTTCGAAACTTTTGTAGGTGGGTGTACTTATTGAAGAGCCCTTCCCTATGCTTGCACTAGATGCACTGTGCAAGGTGCTTTGTACCAACATTCAGGAAGCTATTACAGTCCAGAAGGCAGTTAAAATCCGGGTCAATGCTAAAAAGAAGACCTACCAgtataacgagcactcaacgaATGGTTGGCCAGCGTCACGTGTTGATAAGACTTGATGAAACTTGGCAACATTTGACGAAACTTTGATGAAACTTAAAAAGAAGACCTACCAGTATAACGAGCACTCACGCGTGTTATAATGCAACATCAGAAGATGCAGTGTAAactgatttttctttctcaGGTAATCAACTGAGAGTGTTCTTGAATCTGAAAGGGATGATTATCTCTGTAAATCTACGGTTTGAAGTTTGGACGACTGACCAGAATCCTGTTTGTACATAACTCATAAATATGATCGGTAGACATCTGTATGTATGTAGTTAAAAACAAACATGGCTACCACTTTTTGTAAAATTTTGGCTCTTGATATtccatataattttatttagttGATTCTGTAAAAACAGTAAATACACTTGAAATTCTGACAAAATCATAACAATTCTCTTCTATGAGAAATAAAGTCATTAAATACTATATAAAGATCAAAAATATCCCTCAAGTAACACAGTGTCTTGTATAATCCTAGTTGATAAGTTCTTCAACCTCTTACTTTGGGTGAGACTCATCATTGTTGAGGAAGAAAGATTGACATCATCCCCTACCCAAAGAGGTAGTACCTCCACTACCACCTTTTGTACCGAATTCGTTAGAAAACCTTTCTCCAAAACGTCTTCCCAAACGCTTAGTTTCCCTCTCAAATCTACCAATACATTACACATTCCTTGTCTACTGCAATACTCCAAAACAGCATCCAAACTGATGTCGTCCATAACAACTGTTTCAATACCCTTCTGAGACATTTCCGGTGGTAGTATTACTTCCTCGTCCACAAATATAATTGGTTTACAGTCTGCTTCTACAAGTAGTTCCAAATCCCAGTTAAGGAAATCAGATTTCTTAGCTATAAATATTTGTTGAGGTTGACGGGCATTTGGTTCTTGTGATGTAACGAATGACATTGCTTTGTCCATCGTGGTGGTTGCTGCATGTATTACTGCATCATATTCTTGTAGCAATTGAGAGTAATATCCTCCACGCTCTGCAACTTTATCCCCCAGTTGATCTATAAGCACAGCATTAACGGAGATGGAGTATCTGCAACTCGATTAGTAGTAACCATTAGCTACATGCAAAACATATAGAAACCCCAGAAAAAGCTTCCAAAATTTGTGTCATGTACAAAGAAATTTAAATGGAATAATAAGAAAGCGTCACTCAACCAATTTTAGATGGCAACACTAGTAAAATAATGTTGATTTTGCTGCGATTTTGGGTAGCTGCAATATTAAGGGCTGCAATTTTAGAATTGTCATTTGCCGTGTTTAAAAAACACAGCAAAtcatactccgtaatattttgGGAACCAGTAAAGAGAGTGTTTCTGAACAAGACAAACCAGAAAGGCTTTGCAGTCTAAATTTCATGCTTATTTCAAGCGACCTATTTCTCCATCAGTTGCATGCCTGTCATTCTTTATCTATCCTCTATTGTGAATATCTATTACACAAACAACAACTAAAACTATATGTAGTGAGCTCTGAGGCCTCACTCCTTTGACCTTAACTTATTTTATGATCTGGAATAGGGATCAAATTATAGCCAAACAAGTGTATTATCTATTATATACCCGGGTGGTGAAATTCCATGATGCATAATACCTGCCAGAAAACGCAGGTTTACTAACCGTAGGTATATTAAACCAAATCAAGCCATATTAAACAAACTCAGAATTTCAATATAAATACGACCACGAATAACGCAGAAAGAAAAGTATAATTTACTCATAACATCAAATATcaaataactcaaacaacaatgaaaCACCAGCTCTAAAACAACTCACGGAGTCACGAGTGACAATGACAAATATAGACAACAAAAACTATGACCACTGAGCTAAACTTAATTTCTCTCCTAAAGAACTTCACAAAGCGGCTAACTCTAATTTACAAACAATACTAGACACCCGCAAGATACTCAACCAATTCACAACATAATCTTGCCTGTACTGTCACACTTACAAACTCACAATTCGACAGTCTCACATACTGTCCCTCACACACCTGCACCATACATACCAAGTACTCATGCAACCAGCATACACCAAAAACAACCTGTACAAAACCCAAGATAGCCTACAAACACCAAACACAGCCTGCACACACCCAAAACATGACCCACACACACTACACCTTACCATGCTCTTACACTGCTAGCCCACTGCACTAAGAGCTGCTAACCACTACTGCCAGCAGGACACAGTATTATCATGCCTTACCATGCTTTTGTGAAAGTAAAAAGAGTCTCATTTGCTTAgctttataaaaataaacaccAAAGTAGAAAAATTGCATTACTTGATGCGTTTCAAGCTCACAAACGCAGAAAATGATGGGATCTTTTACCAAAATAGctacttttacaattttatttatcaaaatggctACTTTAGAATTTTATTTCCCAAATTAGCTACTATTTTGACTTTGAAGTAAAAACCAATGAACCGgattgagtttttttttaatagtgaaccggtttggaattttttttaatagtgaacCGGTATGACTAATATTGTGAATCAAAAGTTGAGTCACAAATCACAATGCAGAAAATGCAAATAGGCATCATGTTGAGACATTTGATCCCCAAAAGGGAATCTTCTCAGTGAAAAGAGGCCATAGTTCTTACCCCGAACATGTATACAAAGGTGGTCATACTCATCTAGTGAACCTCAAAGAAAAAAGTTGTTCATGTCAAAAATGGCAACTTTATAGTATTCCATGCTCACATGTCCTTGCAGCGTGTGAGTCTCGTAACATTGGCTTTGAGCCTTTTGTAAAGCCATGGTATAAAGTTTCTACAATGGAGAAGGTTTACACTTCAAAATTTCATCATATACTAGATAAGCGTTGTTGGCAATATTATGCAGGT contains these protein-coding regions:
- the LOC110789430 gene encoding voltage-dependent chloride channel 1, chloroplastic-like → MSNSSSKTINPPSKPPFSSKFIPKISPKLSSLPLPLKPIYKFHLKIQSSLSPDPQNPRKPLNLISILTALPDWADAVQEKGMRKKRVLYNHESWAEHRSSLRHVRHLLSSLSSRVIVSLLPPVLFFTSVAVIVSGYNTAVTLDLLPEFFPVLRASSLPYQLTAPALALLLVFRTEASYSRYVEGRQAWTKVIGGATELAREVIAYVDDFNDGIMKRSLLQYIMAFPIALKCHLLSDSDVRRDLQSILEADDLAVVLSSKHRPQCIIQFISQSLQLLSLENQKRIALDSKLSRFHDGISVCEQIVGTPIPLSYTRLTSRFLVLWHLTLPVILWDDCHWIVVPATFISAASLFCIEEVGVLIEEPFPMLALDALCKVLCTNIQEAITVQKAVKIRVNAKKKTYQYNEHSTNGWPASRVDKT